The Deltaproteobacteria bacterium DNA segment TCGCGCGGGCCATCCGTGGATCTTCTCTGGCGCTCTTGCAACGATCCCCGGAGAAATCACCCCTGGATCGTTAGTCCATATTCTCACCACCGAAGGGCAATCACTCGGCGTTGGTTATTGTAATCCGCGTTGTTCGATTGCGATTCGCATATTGACGTCTGCGCATGAAGCAATCGACGCGCAGTTTATTCAGCGCCGACTTTCATCAGCGTTGACCTTACGGAAATCGATCTTACCAGCGCAAACGACCGGCTATCGCTTAGTCAATGGCGAAGGTGACTTCTTCCCTGGGTTGGTCGTCGATGTGTACGGCGATTTCATCGTCTGCCAGTTTCTGACCGCGGGAGTAGAGCGACTGAAGTCGTTGATTGTCGAAACCTTGGTGTCACTGCTTGCTCCCCATGGAGTGTACGAAAAAAGCGAAGGAGGCGTACGCAAAGAAGAAGGTCTTGAGAACGTCACCGGAGTTCTCTGGGGAAAAGAGCCACCCCCAT contains these protein-coding regions:
- a CDS encoding class I SAM-dependent rRNA methyltransferase produces the protein MITVRLKRGREGPIRAGHPWIFSGALATIPGEITPGSLVHILTTEGQSLGVGYCNPRCSIAIRILTSAHEAIDAQFIQRRLSSALTLRKSILPAQTTGYRLVNGEGDFFPGLVVDVYGDFIVCQFLTAGVERLKSLIVETLVSLLAPHGVYEKSEGGVRKEEGLENVTGVLWGKEPPPLVTIEECGYRFVVHLQGGQKTGFFLDQRENRTLVGTVARGKTVLKAWARIKLPIKSEEEAYSSNRHETYRV